One Streptosporangium sp. NBC_01495 DNA window includes the following coding sequences:
- a CDS encoding glycosyl hydrolase family 95 catalytic domain-containing protein, with product MIKFPRPRLGIALLGVIAMLAGMNAPISAQAVALPATDDLTLWYNSPATNWETQALPIGNGPLGAKLFGGVASEQIQFNEKTLWTGGPGASGGYNFGNWTSPRPGAIDNMQAQIDQNGRITPQTVANALGQGKTNFGSYQTFGDLFLDFANPPSSTTGYRRELSLREAVARVGYTAGGVEYTREYFASNPGNVIVARISANQTGRVSFTLRHTSPRTDKTVTASNGRLSIRGQLANNGMRFDAQVQVVNQGGTRTDSGDRVTVSGANSVMLVLSAGTNYSDSYPTYRGTDPQAGVTSRVTTAAAKSYDELKAAHLADYKNLFDRVKLNIGQTNPTVPTNTLRSNYTGGSSTQDRALEAMFFAYGRYLLISSSRENDILPANLQGVWNNVVNPPWDADYHVNINLQMNYWPAEQTNLRETTRPYNRYIASMVAPGRVTATNMYGARGWVVNNETNPYGFTGVHSYPQSFWFPEAAAWTTQHMYDSYRFSGDVNYLRNTAYPAIKGAAEFWLDFLHTDPRDNRLVVSPSYSPENGDFSAGASMSQQIVREVFTNALAAARTLGVDTAFQNEVSTALSRLDPGLRVGRWGQLQEWKTDWDSQTDTHRHVSHLFALHPGNQILPGTAEAAAARVSLNARGDGGTGWSKAWKINFWARLLDGTRAHKLLSEQLKSSTLDNLWDTHPPFQIDGNFGATSGVAEMLVQSQHDTVHVLPALPAAWPTGSVTGLRARGDVTVDTAWSAGKAATITVRTGKTAPIKVRTAAATGTYQVKDETGATVTATRTGDTLSWNTTAGKTYTITFQSGGTGSRTVEGEAFTSQLGVQPAGHAGASGGATVGYIDNGDWAAYSGVNTAGLRTFSARVSSGGSGGTIQIRSGSATGTLLGSVAVSPTGGWDTFTTVSTTLSGSASGPLYLVFVGGAGNLFDVDTFTVTS from the coding sequence GTGATCAAGTTCCCGCGCCCCAGACTGGGCATCGCACTGTTAGGTGTGATCGCGATGCTCGCCGGTATGAACGCGCCCATCTCGGCGCAGGCTGTGGCCCTGCCCGCGACCGACGACCTGACCCTGTGGTACAACTCGCCGGCTACCAACTGGGAGACACAGGCGCTGCCGATCGGTAACGGCCCCCTGGGCGCCAAGCTCTTCGGCGGAGTGGCCTCCGAGCAGATCCAGTTCAACGAGAAGACCCTGTGGACCGGCGGTCCCGGCGCCTCCGGTGGCTACAACTTCGGCAACTGGACCTCCCCGCGCCCCGGGGCGATCGACAACATGCAGGCACAGATCGACCAGAACGGCAGGATCACGCCGCAGACCGTCGCCAACGCGCTCGGTCAGGGCAAGACCAACTTCGGCTCCTACCAGACCTTCGGTGATCTGTTCCTCGACTTCGCCAACCCGCCGTCGAGCACCACGGGCTACCGCCGAGAGCTGAGCCTGCGCGAGGCCGTGGCCAGGGTCGGCTACACGGCGGGCGGCGTCGAGTACACCCGCGAGTACTTCGCCAGCAACCCCGGCAACGTGATCGTGGCCCGGATCTCGGCCAACCAGACAGGCCGGGTCTCCTTCACGCTGCGGCACACCTCACCGCGTACCGACAAGACCGTCACCGCCTCCAACGGACGGCTCAGCATCCGCGGCCAGCTCGCCAACAACGGCATGCGGTTCGATGCCCAGGTACAGGTGGTCAACCAGGGCGGCACCCGAACGGACTCCGGAGACCGTGTCACCGTCTCCGGGGCCAACAGCGTGATGCTGGTGCTGTCGGCGGGCACCAACTACTCCGACAGCTACCCCACCTACCGGGGCACCGACCCGCAGGCCGGGGTCACCTCGCGGGTGACCACGGCGGCGGCCAAGAGCTACGACGAGCTGAAGGCCGCGCACCTGGCCGACTACAAGAACCTGTTCGACCGGGTGAAGCTGAACATCGGCCAGACGAACCCGACCGTCCCGACGAACACGTTGCGCAGCAACTACACGGGCGGTTCCTCGACCCAGGACCGGGCGCTGGAGGCGATGTTCTTCGCCTACGGCCGCTACCTGCTGATCTCCTCCTCACGGGAGAACGACATCCTCCCGGCCAACCTCCAGGGCGTGTGGAACAACGTCGTCAACCCACCCTGGGACGCCGACTACCACGTCAACATCAACCTGCAGATGAACTACTGGCCGGCCGAACAGACCAACCTGCGTGAGACGACCCGGCCGTACAACAGGTACATCGCGAGCATGGTCGCTCCAGGCCGGGTGACGGCCACCAACATGTACGGAGCCCGCGGCTGGGTGGTCAACAACGAGACCAACCCCTACGGCTTCACCGGCGTGCACAGCTACCCGCAGTCGTTCTGGTTCCCCGAGGCCGCCGCCTGGACGACCCAGCACATGTACGACAGCTACCGGTTCAGCGGCGACGTGAACTACCTGCGCAACACCGCCTACCCGGCGATCAAGGGCGCGGCCGAGTTCTGGCTGGACTTCCTGCACACCGACCCGCGCGACAACCGGCTCGTGGTCTCGCCCAGTTACTCGCCGGAGAACGGCGACTTCTCCGCCGGGGCCTCGATGTCCCAGCAGATCGTGCGCGAGGTGTTCACCAACGCGCTGGCCGCCGCCCGCACGCTGGGCGTGGACACCGCCTTCCAGAACGAGGTCAGCACCGCCCTGTCCCGGCTCGACCCGGGGCTGCGCGTCGGTCGCTGGGGCCAGCTCCAGGAGTGGAAGACCGACTGGGACTCCCAGACCGACACCCACCGGCACGTCTCCCACCTGTTCGCCCTGCACCCGGGCAACCAGATCCTGCCCGGCACCGCCGAGGCGGCGGCGGCCCGCGTCTCCCTGAACGCGCGCGGCGACGGCGGCACCGGCTGGTCCAAGGCCTGGAAGATCAATTTCTGGGCCCGGCTGCTCGACGGCACCCGCGCCCACAAGCTGCTCAGCGAGCAGCTCAAGTCCTCCACGCTGGACAACCTGTGGGACACCCACCCGCCGTTCCAGATCGACGGCAACTTCGGCGCGACCTCCGGTGTCGCCGAGATGCTCGTGCAGAGCCAGCACGACACCGTGCACGTGCTGCCCGCGCTGCCGGCCGCGTGGCCGACCGGCTCGGTGACCGGCCTGCGCGCCAGGGGCGACGTCACCGTGGACACCGCCTGGAGCGCCGGAAAGGCCGCGACGATCACCGTACGGACCGGCAAGACGGCTCCGATCAAGGTCAGGACCGCCGCCGCCACCGGCACCTACCAGGTCAAGGACGAGACGGGCGCGACGGTCACCGCCACGCGTACCGGTGACACCCTGAGCTGGAACACCACGGCTGGCAAGACGTACACGATCACCTTCCAGTCGGGCGGCACCGGCAGCCGGACGGTGGAGGGTGAGGCGTTCACCTCGCAGCTGGGCGTGCAGCCGGCCGGCCACGCGGGCGCCAGCGGCGGCGCTACGGTGGGCTACATCGACAACGGTGACTGGGCCGCGTACTCCGGGGTGAACACCGCCGGGCTGCGGACCTTCAGCGCCCGGGTGTCGTCCGGCGGGTCCGGTGGGACGATCCAGATCCGGTCGGGATCGGCCACCGGGACGTTGCTGGGGTCGGTCGCGGTGTCACCGACGGGTGGCTGGGATACCTTTACGACGGTTTCCACCACGTTGAGCGGGTCGGCCTCCGGGCCGCTGTACCTGGTCTTCGTGGGAGGTGCCGGCAACCTGTTCGACGTCGACACCTTCACCGTCACGAGTTGA
- a CDS encoding CGNR zinc finger domain-containing protein, translated as MRTSTTGRVLHDPKGGSFRFDAGAVCLDFAHTGGEGQYAVFETLHEPADLGEWLAQPPLAAVVTIPVTTHELTTAKALRQAIWDAAHARAARRPLPPAATATINRAATAAPLIPELAADATTAGWAPPVRATQVLSTLAREMIELLSGPLSGRIRECASDNCPLVFVDSSRPGARRWCAMERCGNRHKLRALRARQATDP; from the coding sequence ATGCGAACGAGCACAACCGGACGGGTGCTGCACGACCCCAAGGGCGGGTCCTTCCGGTTCGACGCCGGCGCCGTCTGCCTGGACTTCGCCCACACCGGCGGCGAGGGTCAGTACGCGGTGTTCGAGACCCTCCACGAGCCTGCCGACCTCGGCGAATGGCTGGCCCAGCCACCGCTGGCCGCGGTCGTGACAATCCCGGTGACGACCCACGAGCTGACCACGGCCAAGGCCCTCCGCCAGGCGATCTGGGACGCGGCACACGCTCGGGCGGCGCGTCGCCCCCTCCCCCCCGCCGCGACCGCGACCATCAACCGGGCCGCGACCGCGGCGCCGCTGATCCCCGAGCTCGCCGCCGACGCCACGACCGCGGGATGGGCACCGCCGGTGCGGGCGACGCAGGTGCTGTCGACGCTGGCGCGGGAGATGATCGAACTGCTGTCCGGGCCGCTCTCCGGGCGCATCCGCGAGTGTGCGAGCGACAACTGCCCGCTGGTGTTCGTCGACTCCTCCCGCCCCGGCGCCCGGCGCTGGTGCGCGATGGAGCGCTGCGGCAACCGCCACAAGCTCCGGGCTCTCCGCGCCCGGCAGGCCACGGACCCGTGA
- a CDS encoding RidA family protein, with protein MGVRHINPEGLHRSPAFSQAVVVEQPTKTIYIGGQNGVDADGKVVGPTVGEQARQTFRNLATILESEGASLANIVHWRIAVVAGHTFDEGVAAFQEVWNRADPPPAITVHVVAGLGPGFLVEIDAVAVV; from the coding sequence ATGGGTGTACGGCACATCAACCCCGAAGGACTCCACCGCAGCCCGGCGTTCAGCCAGGCCGTCGTGGTCGAACAGCCGACGAAGACGATCTACATCGGCGGGCAGAACGGCGTCGACGCCGACGGTAAGGTCGTCGGTCCCACGGTCGGGGAGCAGGCCAGGCAGACCTTCCGCAACCTCGCGACCATCTTGGAGAGCGAAGGGGCGAGCCTGGCGAACATCGTGCACTGGCGCATCGCGGTGGTGGCCGGTCACACGTTCGACGAGGGTGTGGCCGCCTTCCAGGAGGTGTGGAACCGGGCCGACCCGCCCCCGGCCATCACGGTCCACGTCGTGGCCGGCTTGGGCCCCGGGTTCCTCGTCGAGATCGACGCCGTCGCCGTCGTGTGA
- a CDS encoding MFS transporter, with protein sequence MTNVADASPSGRSATKPPAPTWPIVGLVCLAQFMMVLDVAIVNVALPAMESDLRLGAEGLQWVVNGYILTFAGFLLLGGRAADLYGRRRTFVAGLAVFAIASLAGGLATTPELLIAARAIQGLGAAVVSPATLTILTTAIPAGPARTRAIATWGAVGAAGGAVGSLAGGLLTDYLSWRWILLINAPIGAVAIIAALRLLAESRDPGTRRLDLTGAITVTLGLSALEFGLLQTPAYGWGSARALIPMGVGVLALATFVLVQARFARAPLMPLRVFRARSVSGALLVQFLLGAAGFAVWYFLSLYLQRVLHYSALQTGLAFLPHTLAIIVASKVTPRLIGRVGLRPLLAAGALISAAGFAWQATITPESGLLTGIVLPGVLITGGMGLSSAPIAMAAMAGVGPGEAGLVSGILNSSRQIGGSLGLAALTTLATAHTGALTTPGYVLAFWACAGVVAAGAVAVLALPKTTRGGA encoded by the coding sequence ATGACAAACGTAGCTGACGCCTCACCTTCCGGGCGGAGCGCCACCAAGCCGCCCGCCCCCACCTGGCCGATCGTCGGCCTGGTCTGTCTGGCGCAGTTCATGATGGTCCTCGACGTGGCGATCGTGAACGTCGCGCTGCCCGCCATGGAATCCGACCTGCGTCTGGGCGCCGAGGGGTTGCAATGGGTGGTCAACGGCTACATCCTCACCTTCGCCGGGTTCCTGCTGCTGGGCGGCCGGGCGGCCGACCTCTACGGCCGCAGGCGTACCTTCGTCGCGGGCCTGGCCGTGTTCGCGATCGCCAGCCTGGCCGGCGGGCTCGCCACCACGCCGGAGCTGCTGATCGCCGCCCGCGCGATCCAGGGGCTCGGCGCGGCCGTGGTCTCCCCGGCCACGCTGACGATCCTCACCACCGCGATCCCCGCCGGGCCGGCGCGGACCAGGGCCATCGCCACCTGGGGCGCGGTCGGGGCGGCCGGCGGGGCGGTGGGGTCCCTCGCGGGCGGGCTGCTCACCGACTACCTCTCGTGGCGCTGGATCCTGCTGATCAACGCGCCGATCGGGGCGGTCGCGATCATCGCCGCGCTGCGCCTGCTCGCCGAGAGCCGCGACCCCGGCACCCGCAGACTCGACCTGACCGGTGCGATCACGGTGACGCTGGGGCTGTCGGCGCTGGAGTTCGGGCTACTGCAGACCCCCGCCTACGGCTGGGGTTCGGCGCGTGCGCTGATCCCGATGGGTGTGGGCGTGCTGGCGCTGGCCACGTTCGTCCTGGTGCAGGCCAGGTTCGCGCGGGCACCGCTGATGCCGCTGCGGGTCTTCCGGGCCCGCTCGGTGTCGGGCGCGCTCCTCGTACAGTTCCTGCTGGGCGCCGCGGGCTTCGCGGTCTGGTATTTCCTGTCTCTCTACCTGCAGCGGGTACTGCACTACAGCGCGCTCCAGACAGGTCTGGCGTTCCTGCCGCACACCCTTGCCATCATCGTCGCCTCCAAGGTCACGCCGCGGCTGATCGGCCGGGTTGGCCTGCGTCCGCTGCTGGCCGCAGGCGCGCTGATCTCGGCGGCGGGTTTCGCCTGGCAGGCCACGATCACGCCGGAGAGCGGCCTGCTTACCGGCATCGTGCTGCCGGGCGTGCTCATCACCGGCGGGATGGGCCTCAGCTCCGCGCCGATCGCGATGGCCGCCATGGCCGGGGTCGGCCCCGGCGAGGCGGGGCTGGTCTCCGGAATCCTCAACTCCTCCCGCCAGATCGGCGGCTCGCTCGGCCTGGCCGCGCTGACCACCCTGGCCACGGCCCACACCGGCGCGCTGACCACCCCCGGGTACGTCCTGGCGTTCTGGGCCTGCGCCGGCGTTGTGGCCGCCGGGGCGGTGGCCGTGCTCGCTCTTCCGAAGACCACGAGGGGAGGTGCCTGA
- a CDS encoding NAD(P)/FAD-dependent oxidoreductase produces MRTVDVLVVGAGLAGLRTARLLARRELNVMVVDRRRSLSTGIRTTGIFVRRTLDDFDVPDHLLGPGIRDVLLYPPSRRAPIRLTSDRDEYRVADMAAVYEHARRAAESAGARVLLGVRYVDASMGFVRFADAEPVTARFIVGADGARSRVARDLGLDVNRRFLVGAELVHPIASGTTTPAFHCVLDPRIAPGYLGWVIDDGRYAHVGVAGYPDAMRTGVRHLLEAFAADAPGSTPPAGPVERRGGPIPVGGVLRRLACPAGLLVGDAAGAVSPLTAGGLDPCLRMSELAAAVTAGYLRTGDQRMLSRYDGDALRARFRGRLLLRHVFAGIRSPAAAEAAVTVLRGRAGRALAARILFGDGSFPEVGPRLADPATDHPHR; encoded by the coding sequence ATGCGGACAGTGGACGTACTGGTCGTGGGGGCGGGCCTGGCCGGTCTGCGTACCGCCCGCCTGCTCGCGCGACGGGAACTGAACGTGATGGTGGTCGACCGTCGCAGGTCGCTGTCGACGGGCATCCGCACGACGGGGATCTTCGTGCGCCGCACCCTCGACGACTTCGACGTACCGGATCACCTGCTCGGACCGGGCATCCGGGACGTGCTGCTGTATCCGCCGTCGCGGCGGGCACCGATCCGGCTCACCAGCGACCGGGACGAGTACCGTGTGGCCGACATGGCGGCCGTCTACGAGCACGCGCGCCGCGCGGCGGAGTCGGCCGGGGCGCGGGTCCTGCTGGGCGTACGGTATGTCGACGCGTCGATGGGTTTTGTGCGGTTCGCGGATGCGGAACCGGTGACGGCCCGGTTCATCGTCGGCGCGGACGGCGCCCGCTCCCGGGTGGCCCGTGATCTCGGCCTTGATGTCAACCGGCGCTTCCTCGTCGGTGCCGAGCTCGTCCACCCGATCGCGTCGGGTACGACCACCCCGGCGTTCCACTGCGTGCTGGATCCCCGGATCGCTCCGGGGTACCTGGGATGGGTCATCGACGACGGCCGGTACGCGCATGTCGGCGTCGCGGGATATCCGGACGCGATGCGCACCGGCGTCCGCCACCTGCTGGAGGCCTTTGCCGCGGACGCGCCCGGCAGCACACCGCCGGCCGGTCCGGTCGAGCGCCGAGGTGGTCCGATCCCGGTCGGCGGCGTGCTGCGACGGCTGGCGTGCCCCGCCGGGCTGCTCGTCGGGGACGCGGCGGGCGCGGTGTCGCCGCTGACGGCCGGTGGGCTGGACCCTTGCCTGCGCATGTCCGAGCTGGCCGCGGCGGTCACCGCCGGGTACCTGCGCACCGGCGACCAGCGCATGCTGAGCCGGTACGACGGGGACGCGTTGCGGGCCCGGTTCCGAGGCCGGCTGTTGCTGCGCCACGTGTTCGCCGGCATCCGGTCCCCTGCCGCGGCGGAGGCGGCGGTGACCGTGCTGCGCGGTCGCGCCGGTCGTGCCCTGGCGGCGCGGATCCTGTTCGGCGACGGCTCGTTTCCCGAAGTCGGCCCACGGCTCGCGGACCCGGCGACCGACCACCCTCACCGGTGA
- a CDS encoding FG-GAP-like repeat-containing protein, giving the protein MTSTFITSIQRALLAAVLLAALSVADPVLAPAPAVATSGQAVQTAAAAPMLPLFVRRSSDGHLLSYEPKGAGGLQPAVDLGGGFSAATAILRATTSEGGTRNDLFLRLGGWLYYTAERGTASMPVASGMDIYNLMMTPGNMGSSAAPEIITRDAAGVLWLIPGRSDGGLSTRAQAGTGWNSMNALAGYGDYTGDGKNDLLARTTTGTLYLYPGTGSIVANQILGTRVSAGTGWEAYTALVSTGDNNGDGKADLIARDSAGALWLFKGTGVSSAPFAARVQIGTSGWNAFNAFF; this is encoded by the coding sequence ATGACGAGTACGTTCATCACCTCCATCCAGCGGGCCCTGCTAGCGGCGGTTCTGTTAGCGGCCCTGTCGGTGGCCGACCCGGTCCTCGCGCCCGCGCCCGCGGTGGCCACCTCCGGGCAGGCCGTTCAGACGGCCGCCGCCGCGCCGATGTTGCCCCTGTTCGTACGCAGGAGCAGTGACGGCCATCTACTGTCGTACGAGCCCAAGGGTGCCGGCGGCCTGCAGCCCGCCGTGGACCTGGGCGGCGGCTTCTCCGCGGCGACCGCGATCCTGCGCGCCACCACCTCCGAGGGTGGCACCCGCAACGACCTGTTCCTCCGCCTGGGCGGCTGGCTCTACTACACCGCCGAGCGCGGCACCGCGTCCATGCCCGTCGCCTCGGGCATGGACATCTACAACCTGATGATGACCCCGGGCAACATGGGCAGCAGTGCCGCGCCCGAGATCATCACGCGGGACGCGGCCGGCGTCCTCTGGCTCATTCCCGGGCGCTCCGACGGGGGCCTGTCGACCCGCGCCCAGGCCGGAACGGGCTGGAACAGCATGAACGCCCTGGCCGGGTACGGCGACTACACCGGCGACGGCAAGAACGACCTGCTGGCCAGGACCACCACCGGCACCCTCTACCTCTATCCGGGGACGGGCAGCATCGTCGCCAACCAGATCCTGGGCACCCGTGTCAGCGCGGGTACGGGCTGGGAGGCCTACACCGCGCTCGTCTCCACCGGCGACAACAACGGGGACGGCAAGGCCGACCTGATCGCCCGCGACTCCGCCGGCGCGTTGTGGCTCTTCAAGGGCACCGGCGTCTCCTCCGCTCCGTTCGCCGCCCGGGTGCAGATCGGCACCTCCGGCTGGAACGCCTTCAATGCCTTCTTCTGA